The following DNA comes from Numida meleagris isolate 19003 breed g44 Domestic line chromosome 16, NumMel1.0, whole genome shotgun sequence.
CTcgatctttttttatttataaggCTGATGCTGAGTAATGATTCCGGAAAgtccttttctccttcacagTACATAGTCTGAACAGGAGCAATGCCCAACGGACTCTCGCAAGGCAGCAGGCACCGGGAGCTTCTCCCCACGCACCTGCAAGGCGCTGCTCTGCGCCGAGCACAGATTCTCCCCGGGGCGCCGTGGGCGGACGGTGCCGAATCCTCAGCGGTCACAAAGTTCGTCCCGACCGGGGGTCGGGGactggggaggagggggtggaCGCGGAGCCGCCGCAACGCCGGGGCAGCAGCTCCGCCTGGCGGGGCGCGGCCGCACGCGCAGGGTCCCCCCCGGAGACAGCGGGGACGCGGGGCTGCTCCCGGCGCGGTGCGCTGCGAGCTGGTGGCTTGCCCTGCTGGTCTGAGAAATGGAAtaagggaaagagggaaaatagcATGGATGCTTTCCGTGCACCCCAGTGCAAAGGAGGAGTCTTGGCACAGCGAACACCCTGGCGCTGAGGACGACGGCATCGCAGCTAATCCCGGCGAGTGGAAGCTTTGGGCACCGTCTGATGCTCCGTAacaatgcagaagaaatagtggcaaagctgcttttcattAATCTCAGAAAAACGAACGCTGTCTCTAAATTTGACCCTTGGCCAATGTGCAGAGTGGTTGGCCCCACAGATTCCCAGCGGAGGGCTGGGTGTGGGGGGAGCTCAGGGAAATGCACCTTTGGCAAGTGGAGGTCTGTCCCCactctctccatctctccccGCCCATCCCACGCGCCTGCCCTTTCCCAGAAGTGAACAGGAGGCAGTAAGGACACTTCTCCATGGAAGCTTTCTGGATGCTGGGCAGTTTCTGACATCAGCCAGCTTGGGGCTAGCCAGCGTGATGCAGCAACAAGCGCTGGCAGGAGTGCTGTCCCCAGCCAAGCAGCCAGCTCAGTTGTCATTTGTTTTAGAGACAGCTTCTCCCCCTCCACCTGTGTGCAGCCGGCTCCTGCCATGACTCCAGCAGCTCTCAAACAACAACTGCTTCTACTCCAGAGGTGGGGGGCATTTCTCCATCcctctgctcacagcactgctggatcTCAAGGAGCACCATGCGCTGAGATGGTCACCTTGCAGCCCCACTGATTtacagggaggagggagagccACAGGGCCCTGGAGCCGGTACGGCACCGCTGCAGGAGTGGGAATtagttctgctttctgctacatggatttttatttgattaGTCTAATCTATTGCATTATTATTTACCACATGCAAATCTCTTCAAACTGATTAAAGCTGACATTTAAGCTAAGAGATGAGATCTGGAAAGGAGTaataaggaaaaattatttcacaggTTTTTGCAGTGTAGATTTGTTGGGTAGATCGATTACACTTAAAATTTAAGGTTGAGTCTTGACCCTAAATCTCctttaaggaaaaggaaagaattaattCCTCAATTTGTTATATTACAGCTTTACAGAGTGCTTCAGGAAAACCCACGGGAGTTTGTACAGGTGCTGCTGGTTTTGAATGGTGGTTTTGGATATGAGAGGTAATGAGCAATGAATGCTAGCTTGAAAAATACCACATCAGCATGTTTATTGTCTTTAAAACCTCTGGAATTATGGCTATAAGACCTTCCTATGGCTGTAGAGTTACCGTGCAAGCAGTTGTTTCTGGGTCACTGAAGGAAACTTGTGAGCTGTGTACTGGATATATTTTCAGCACACATGTTAGTATCCAGTTATTTCCGCTGGTGAGCCAATGGTACAAGTGCTATACATTTATACAGCACAACCCCTGTTTCAAATAAAAGGTGACGAAAATGATAAGCTATCCTCTGGGAAGtatgttttgcagaaaaggggtggggggaagaGATTGCAATGAGTTTATTCCCACAGTAGCTATATGGACATTgttattctttgaaaaatggATGTAGAAAGGTTATAGACCAAATAAAGGTCTGATTTTCAGAGATCCAGGTACTTTACAGGGTTGAATACCTCACAGCTTCCTTCACGTGAACCTGTAAAAGAGAACCTCTCCATAAAACCTTGCTTATGCTTGCAAGAATCAGATGTTCAGCCCTCCACAAGTAATAGTACTGAAAGCTTTTCCTAGACAGGGGTCAGATCCATTTTATTGTAAGAGCAGCTCCATTCTAAGTGCAAAAGGACAGAGCTAAAGGGCACTTCAGCATTATGAGGCTGTTACTCCAGCTCCAGGAGGAGTGCTTGACCGGGAGCCCCAGGTGTGCATTGCAGTCAGAGAGCAGGACGGGAAGATGCAGCTGCTGGCCTCGTGTGTAGAGCAAAAGGTCTCATTcacaaaatgagcaaaaaaggTGGAGCAAATGCCTGCATCGGACTGCTTCGCTTCTTAACTCATCCCAGACTGAAAGGAGAATGACTCCACAGGCGAACATTGACGTGTTCAGACAAGGGCTATCCATGAGATGCGTGTTAactttttactggaaaaaaaaatccaccccGAAAAATGGGAATAAGATGTTTCCATTATAAAATGATTGTGACAGCTCAGCTGCTACTACATCTTGCCCTCAGCCTAGCAAGCACTTCTTGCATTCTTGTCTCAGCACACTACACTGGTGGCTCTTCATGTGCAGCACCACAGTAATTTATCATTACCCGCTCTCCAAATTATTCTAGTGTTGATTAAATTAGTAAATGCAATCACAATCTGAAGCAAGTTAATTGAGAGAATTTATTTGGTCCTGACAGTTTTATGCATGTTTGATTAAGTATTATCAggtttgtttttgattttgcATAATTTAACTTTAAatcctgagctggggggggagCATCAACTATTAATGACGAAAATAAACTCCTTTAGGATGCATAtatttatgatttatttctaaatgcaatatcttccagattttttttgttctgttgccaAAGTGACAAATATGTTTAAAGTAATGTTTTGAGCAGTTTGGTTCACGCTATAAATCTCAGGAAATGTATACAATTCATTAAAAGTTTTGAAAGAAGTACAAGTTAGCATTTATATTGCAACAAGTGACATATAAATGTGTATGTTTGTCTTTGAAGCGTGCCATAAAATATATCAGTAGCAGCTAGCCGCTGTGACTAGTACTAATGGCCCGCTCTTGGCGCTGATGATAAGTTTCATCACAAATCTTCAATGCTGTCAACACAAAACTGTTCAATCAACAGGAATATGAGTTGTGTCTTTAGTAAAATtagcacaggaaagaaatacaacCCAGAGCCCCGTCGGAGTGCTGGGGGCGGGTTCTCTTCGGGCTGAAGCACAGGCGTCTGCTCAGGACCTCACCTCTTTGAATGTCAAAGCTTCAATTCATGCCTGACCCAAGGACTGCATATTTTTTATGAAGACACGCATTCATTTAAGCAGCTAGTGGTCAGCGTATTTCAGGCTGAAAACTGAGTACTGCTGCACTGCTTTTTGTCATCCTGACCCAAGAAATTGAAAAGGGGTGGTCTTGGCACAGATGTTGCGGTGTCACCCCCATGCACACATGCTGAGGTTGTGCTGTGTAGGcgtctgggtgctgctggaggccaTGGAAGGCTTTGTCTGCCTGGAGGGATTCCTGCAGGATGCCAGAGCCCCCTCTTTGCAGTACTTGCATTCAGCAGCATCCCCATCTTTCTCCAAGCCAGAAAGACCAAAGTACCTTCGTAATGCTGTTGCTTGGGCTGAAATTCCCATCTCCAGCTCCCTGTTCCAGTCAACGATggagggaaataaatgaaacGTGGCTCTCACGCTAATCCTAGTCAACAAACAGATGTTCCCATTTCATGCTATTGGGAAAACGCATCAACTTTGCacctccccttctccctcccaccAGAAGGTATGTGGGAGAGCAGAAAGGGCAATTTGTTAGGAGTACACCACTGCTGTAATTCTCCCTTGATGTACGTCCCACGCCGCAGGGCCCCTCATTGTGTTTGCAGAACAAAAATGCTCTGGGGGAGCAGGCGGAGCACGCTGCAGACAGTTGGTGTGCTAGGAGGGATTTGGCAGGGTGCCTTCAACTGCCTGAGCCGTGCAGCATGTCTTCTTATTGGCAGATGGCTtgagttattattatttaatgtttttccaCTGTGGTAATGCCTAGACAGCAAGCGGGGCAGGGGGCCAATAAAGAAAGTTTTGTATTCTTTCCATTACAGAAAGTAATCCCTAATTAAATCTAAGGGGAACCAGCAGGGAGAACATTTCTGTCTCATTATGTTGGTTCTAAAGTGGTCTCCTCCTGTTTGTGTTTAAGGAACTTTTGGAGTCTTTTCGGCCTCCCAGAAGCCTGTGTTGTGGTGCACATTGttgctgctccctccctgcaaGTCGGGATCTCACCCCTGAGCCAAGCCACACAGCCTGGCTCCGCGCATAAAGGCCCTGAAGGGTGACTTTGAGAAACCTTGTCCCTGTTCGTGTTGCAGGAGATTATGGCCAATTTACAGTCTGGAGATTTTCCTATTGCAGATGTTCTAGCACCACCCGACTCAGCCCAGCCCAGGGCCGTGTGAGCTGTGACATCAGTGTGTGGCGCTGGGCCGAGCTGCCCCGCGAAGCGCCGCACGGTGCGCGCTGAAGGCCGAATTCACCTTGAGAAGCAGCTTTTCTCACTTCGCCTCGCTCAGCAGTGCGAGCCCGCCGCCTTCAAGCGGCTCCACCCAGACACGAGACGCTGCGGGCCCTACTGACGGCAGAGCGGGGTTGGCAGCTCCGTAGTGGCAGGGGCAGCGAGGCCCACGCCGTGTTTTCCCCACCCCGGTGCCCGGCGGTGCCTCGCTGGGCCCTGAAGCCACCCCACCCTCCCCGCCCCCACGTTGCCCGGGCAACGCGGCGCCCTCCTGCTTCCGGCGGCGGTGCGCGGCGTGATGACGCCATCACCGTGCGCCGCCTCGGCCGCTCCCTTCCCGCCGCCGTCGCCGCCGCCACCGGCCGGAACCGGAGCGCCGCCGTCCCCTGCACATGCGCAGAGCGGCGCCTGCCCGTAGGCCCGGGCCTCCCTTCAGCCCGGGCCCTGGACGCCTGGCCTCGGCGGCTGCCGCCCGGCGAAAGACCATGGGCAGAACGGTGAGCGCGGGGCGACGCCTCGGGGCGGGGGGAAGGCGGCGGGCAGGGCCTCGCTCAGGGCCTCGTTCTGTTGTGGCGGCTGCTGCCCTCCGCCGGGATCCCGCCGCGTTCTGAAGCCGGGCCCGAGGGAGGCCCGGGCGGCGGCCTGTAACCCGGTGCGGCGGCCGTGGGACTCGGAGCGCGGCCCCTTCCCGAGCggtgcggggcggtgcgggcTGGGTGCGATGGAGGAGGAGTTTGGGTTTCCCCTCCTTCTGGCTCTCCTCGACCAGCGCTCACCTTTATTTGTCATTGGCCCTCACCTTGGTCGGAGCTCCCGGAGGGAGGAGGGGTGAAGCCCACCCGGGCGGGGGTGCATCAGCATCCTGCGTTCTGCTGGGGCCGCCGCTGCCGTGTCGGTACCGCATGGGGTGACGGCGGCACGGCTGGGCCGAGGTACCGGGCTGTGTGCCCGGCCTCGCAGCGCTGTGCTTTCCAGCAGGCCCAGGAGGCGGTGCTGAGGTTTTCAGATGCATCACTTCCACACAGATTGGGCCTGCTTCTatatattctgcttttaaatgttgGCAGTGTGCGCGCTCCGTATTGTTTCGTACGCCCTGCGTGATCAGGGCCGCTTCTGTGATGAGGGAAGTGACAGGCCAGAGCTCATTACCTGTAATTCTCCCATAATTCTCCCATCCCTGTCTGTGCTTCTGGCTCTGGGTATCTGTGAGCTGGGCTGCATAAATTACTGAGTGTGTGATTCTTATTAAAATCTTAATGGGATTGAACACGTCTGGGGAGAAGTCTTGTAGTTCTGAGCTTGCTAACACACAAAGTGAGCACATTGAAAGCTAATCTCTCCTTTTATCTTTTAGATCAATTCATATGTAGAACGTTGTGAGTCTGTGAAGCACCTTAGTGATTTCTTTTACTCTTCTTAGGAGGCCAGGTGTCACAGGAGAACTTCACTCTTTTGTTGCAAGAATTAAGTGGCACCCAGAAACGGCAGCGGACTTCCGACCTTCTGCTGCGTGGAAGACAGCATCATTTACAATGTAACGTTTCTGAAAGTTTCTTATTTGCGTAACATCCCTCCGCTTTTGGCTGTGATAGTGTTGGTGTTTGGTATTTATCTGAGGACACAAACCTGACAAAGTTTATTTGTTGATGTGGTGGGCACAGTAAATGAGAGTGAGTTGCTGCTGTTCAGAAGGAGTAagttgctgcagctgagctgtttgAGGTCTCTTAGATTCACCCATTGAAGGTTTTGTCAGAGATAACCAAAACTGTTCTTCTACAACAGAAACCAGACATGGAGTTGGTGTGCTCAGTTAGACCCAGAGCAAACTGTAGCTTATGCAAGTGAGGTTTGTTCTCTGTTACTCAGACATGGACTCGCTGAgagcttttcttgtttgtgctgCTCAGTTGCATGCTCCAGGCACAAAAAGCTGTTGCTTTTTGAAGTAATGTCAGATTAACATCTATGCACTTCGTGTACCTTGTACACTTCTGAGCTATTTAGCATTTCCTTTTTACAGGCAGGAAATTATGGCAGAGAGGCACTTAAAATGACAAGAATATATTTGATATTTGAGATCAGACCTCAGTTTCCAAAATTCGTTAATCGTGAGTTGATTCACTTTCCTTTTTGTCAACTCAGTTCATATAGAGCCAAGAAATTTCtgcaacagagaaaaggaattaGAACCTGGGACCATGTAGAAGTGATTAGACCTGTTGTTTCCACTCACATTTAGTTTGAGGCATTTGAGCAATGGAAAGATTCACCCAGTGTTGCATGTTGCCTCAGAAAGTTTCTAATACAAAACTGCAGCTTCCTGTAGCTTTATACTTTACTCTGTGATTAGTTTAATAGCAAAgtaaaaattacttcagtaaCTCTAATTTTAACAGTCATAGGATCTCATGTTCAACAAGAGTCTGACGGCCTGGGTGTGTGAGGAGGCTGGGGAAGTCCCTGTTGTTTTCTAGCATTATCTGATGTGTGTATTGTTATTTCATAATTCCCGGAATTTGGCACATTGTGAGCCTGGGGTGAAGCAGGGAGCAGCTAATGGGCTGCTGCTCATCACTCTGATAACAACAGTGGGCGTGTGAAGGATGTTAAGATTATAAATCCTAAACACTCCACAAGATCGAGATATTTATCTCTGCAGGtcacaaaaggagaaataaactgTTTGGTATCTTTCAAATGCTGCCTTGCCATTGGATGCAATGACAGCGAGACTACATGGCTCATCTAAGCAGGGGGAGCTACATCCTGTAGAGTGTGAAAAACATGATTGCTTCATTGTTCTTGTGAGACCTTCCATTAGTTTCAGTTTATTTGGTGAAGCTTTGCCAGGTTCTGACATGAGCAGAAATCTGTGCCTGGGCTGTAGAATTCACTTGAAAAAGCATTTGgagagcttttttttaaaggcaaaacagCTACAAGATCCAGTGTGAACACGTGCATTAATATGACTTTCTGCATGGGTGGACTGTTGGATCAAGAAGGGCCTGTGAATTAGCCAAGATAATCCCTGAGTAAagctctcctctttcctttacTAGCTCTGTAAAACTTGTTACAGGTTGTaacttgtgctgctgcttggatGCTACTCAGTTGCTTTTGGAGATTGGACTTGGTGATGGTGGAAACAGTTGTATTTCTGCATGTCTGCTTGGGTAAACTGCaagcaaaacagagctgtaAGCAAAGTTGGGAGTTCTGTGGAGCAGTTGTACAGAGCCACTGAGCTGGAAAGCGCCTGCCCTGCTGCGTGTcctcctgctgggctgcttAAACGtgtcttccttctctgccttcctgcaggTCTCTTCCATCCTGGAAAGTCAGCAAAGAGTTAGCGTTCCCGGGCTGTTGGAGCTCTTCCATGTTAATGGATGACATTTGATATGTGCCCTGTAAGTCCTGCGCTAGGACTCGGTGACCGGTGGGGTGCCTGATGCCTGTAATCCCCATTCCCCGCCGGGTCCGTTCGTTCCACGGCCCCCACACGACCTGCCTGCATTCGGCCTGTGGCCCGGTACGGACCACTCACTTGGTGCGCACCAAGTACAACAATTTTGACATCTATCTCAAATCCCGATGGATGTACGGATTCATTCGTTTCCTGCTGTACTTCAGCTGCAGCCTGTTTACCTCCATCCTCTGGGTGGCACTCTCTATCTTGTTTTGCCTTCAGTACCTTGGCATCCGGATCTTTCTGCGTTTCCAGTACAAACTCTCCATCATCCTCCTCTTACTGGGGCGAAGGCGAGTGGACTTCAGCCTCATGAATGAACTGCTCATCTATGGAATTCATGTGACCATGCTGCTAGTGGGGGGGCTGGGATGGTGCTTCATGGTATTTGTGgatatgtaaataaaacaagCGCATGTGGGCTAAGAAGGTGATTTTTCTTCCACCCCTGAATTTGTCAAtatcctcttttctttttttatataaattaatttatttatcagTGCTACTTCTTGTTGATAAATTAATGTACTTGTCTCtggaatttgtatttttttttttaagggttaAGGTGCCATCTTGATGATCAAAGTGCAACACCTGATTGGGTGTTTATTCTTTGCATAGCGCAAGTTAATATAAATTTCTTCTAGTCCGTAGGAGCCTGccttgctgctgttcctgtATTCCTGTGGGCATGGAAAAGGGAGTACTTTTTCTGGAGCACAGAATCCAGAAAGCCTTGTACACTACACTCTGAATCGATCCTTACCTTTTTTCTAAAAACGTTCCTTTGTGTTTCGGGCATGTAATGTGTATTCTACCAGACCAGCACTATCCTTTCTCTATGTGGTTTGCATTTTGCATATTCCCAACTAAGAATATGGGGCCAAATTCAACAGACTGTtgtgcttttggttttgttgtccttttttaattattattattatttttttagattaatGCAAGGCTTGCATTCAACCCACTGTATCATGTTGTTCACTTTAATGTGATTATATAGCTTTGAATGGTTTTGTCCTTTTCAGGCAATTAATGCTGAGTAATTGAGTCTTACCCCAATAGAACAAATCCACTAGAGTGATGGGAGCAGCATTCAACGTCACGTGCTCTTGAAATGTCCAGTCATAGCAAAATTGTTAGTGTTTTGCAGTGATTATGGAAACCCATTGCGATGGTTCTCAGGGTTTAGAACTTGGTGCTTGGTCCTGCTCTTCCCTGAATTGTTTAGTTCCAGCTTTCTCCTGGAGGCACTTCTGTCTTACGGGCAGCAGTGAAATGAAGCTGTCCTACCTGGGAGAGCTTGAGGGTACAGTCTGACAGGGCAGTGGTTGTTCCCCACAATTACAGAGAGCTCTCTCTCCTGTCTTTGCTGCAGTGCAAGTGGTGTCACTGGAGAACTTTCCTCACATCTGAGGAAGAGAACTGATCACTAAGCTTGGTTTTACTGGTCTTGATCTGAGACCTCAGCTTGTTCCTTTGCAGGCAGTTAAGCAGACCAGAACTTGGCCTAAGTTTTACTTTGAtcctttcccctctctccccgAAATCACTGGAGTTGATTGCAGTGAAATAAGCAAGACTGGAAATACGTGGCCATTACCTGATGGTCTTTGGATTGAGATACAAGTGGGTTGAGAGCAAAGTCAGTGAGCATAGAGGGGAGGACGCTTAGTGCTTCAGCCTGTGAGTATTTCAGTGTGCATATTGAAGCCTTTTGGTGACATACTTCAATTCGTAGCCTGTCAGATGCAAAATAGGGAAGCTTTTGTCTGAAACCATAAGCTAGAGCAAAACCAGAAATTATCTCATTATCAACCATTACAATAATGATGTAATATAATGCAAACTGGACACACAGAGCTGAATAAGCAATGGACAATGGTGGTGTGAACTTTAGATTAGCCTTGTGGGATTCGAAGGCTGTTTCTGCAAGGAAGACGTGGTATAGTGTGTGCCACAAACTGCAGTGTCTGGGAGTTTCATCGTGGAGCTCCCCAAAGCTCTGTTCTGGGAGCATACTGCAGACCACAAGGCCTTGATGTCccctgcaggcagggacagTTCCCAGTAATTCCCAGCCCagtgctttcctcctccccagtACAGCTGTCTGCCAGGTGCGCTGCAGCTCAGGTTTTGCGGACTGTGCGACTCTGTGCTGGAGAATTTCTGCCAGGAACGTGAGTTACAGCTGCCAGCAAACAGCCTGCTGCATGCTGAGAGGCACCCAGCAACCCCCTGATGCCAGCTGTAGCAGCTTTCCTGTGCACTTTGTAGACGGAGCATCGCAGACATGGGCTGATGGTGTGGTGGTAGGACCTTGCTCCACCTGAGTGGCTTGAATGGGTGAAAGGgatttgtgctgctgtgctccccaccCGGCCTGCTccggctgctgcctgctgctgcagcagtgactgACCTGTGactggctctgctgcagctcagtgctttgtTGTGTAGCCTGCCCATCTGCCCTCTGTATTCAGTTTCAACAgtacacacaaagaaaaaagtatgcGTCCTCACcaaatcacaaaaaaaagtagTGTTTGCCAAGTCTCCAAGCGCTCACCGAGAGAGCTGGGGGATAGGTTGCTTAGAAGACAGAAGATTCCCCATTCTTCCTTTACAAACATAGCCAAATATCTAGTCAGAACACCCTGAATTTTGAGTTCAATTGTCCACAGGAATAGACAACCTGAAGATTAAGTAATTGAGGAGACCTCGGAGGCAAGGTGAAGTTGGAAATAACTCGCTCTTGGCCGTTAGCAGCATACAGACACCTAGCGCTGCTCGGGCAGTTGGATGCTCCTGGCCTGGTGGGGGGAAGTGAGGTCCCTTTGAAGTCATGCTGGCAAGGAAGaggaattaattttcaaatgatttgTTTTACGATGCAATAATTTGAACATTTTAGATCTCCACGAGTAGAGCAGCGTTTGGCACCTTTACTGCACTTCTTCAGAGCATTTTCCAACTAGAGCTAATTAAACCTCACAGCATCCCCGGGAGATCGCAGAATAAGTAAGATCTTGGTAATGATTCAGAATTTAAATTCGGTgtttttgagggtttttttttttttttttaaagctttcaggATTACGTtgccaaaatacattttctgcagcagttgaGATTCTGAGTCGCTTACCAGCGCAAGGGGAAcgaagctgcagcagggcaggaggagtgCTAAGCACGTGCAAATAACGGTAAGCAGCAGTCAGAGATGTGGCTGCTGGCAATGCTGGGTGGCTGCTATGGAGTATcattttttgattgtttgtttttttccccccatttatTTTGATTGAAAAACTTGGCATTCTTAACAAGGGGGGGGGGGGNNNNNNNNNNNNNNNNNNNNNNNNNNNNNNNNNNNNNNNNNNNNNNNNNNNNNNNNNNNNNNNNNNNNNNNNNNNNNNNNNNNNNNNNNNNNNNNNNNNNNNNNNNNNNNNNNNNNNNNNNNNNNNNNNNNNNNNNNNNNNNNNNNNNNNNNNNNNNNNNNNNNNNNNNNNNNNNNNNNNNNNNNNNNNNtttttttttttttttttttactctttccaAGTTTATTGATGCTGGAAGGGGTAGATCCGGCTCTGAATTATGTTGTCTTCCCTGTCTGGCTGtaaatttaaaatcttctgaaaCGTTCCTTTTGGCATTCCTTCCCACTGATTCCATCCTGAATAACGAGAGCAGCCAGTTCCCTTTAatgtgtttgggtttgtttgtttgttttcttgccacGTTTGGGCTTTACATGTTGCTAAAAATGGGATCAAGAGGAATTAGGAGAAATCTTAGAAACATGGATTTGGGAGAGCAAGTCCCCCAGCCACgtgccagctctgccctgccccatcccagcccccTGGGGACCCCACCAGGTGCTGGCCTTCCATCTGCTTTGTGCAGCCTGAGAGCGGTTTGTGGTGCAGGGTGGCTCGGCCTGTTAGCCCACTGAAGTGCTGGAGTTTCACCTTGTTAACTGTTCAGAACATGCCAACAGCTGGTGTTTGGGGTGCTGTTAAATCCTGTATGAAACATGCCACCTACATTAAAAGTATCTTTTTTATAACGCATTGATGCATTGATTgtttatgaagaaaaaggagcaaTTATATCTTGTGATGCTGGTATCATTCTGAACTGGGGGTAGCCTGCATCCTCCTCTCTTGAAAAGGCACTGGAACCCTTACCTTAAGGTCCTTGCCCGGCTAACACCTCGCTGCATTTCTTCCCAGGGCTCTCATTAGTTGCTGgtgttgtttctttccctctggGGCTGTAGGAAATGGCATCTATTACCAGGCACAGAGAGCAGCGTGGCACGTTTACTTCCAGGAATGGTTTGTCTGTTCTGGAGGCTCTAGCACACACAGATAGCGTGCGGTTCCGGGGAAGAGTTGCTGGAAAATATGAAGCCTTGTTAACTTTCCATGATTGTATTTAGCCAAACAAGGTTTCCATAGCTCCTGGACAGCTCTGCTGccggggaaaaaaaaccttctcaTTTCTTCACCTGCCAACTCTCCGCGCTAATTTTGTCTTCCCGCTTCAAAGCACTCATCGTGCCCAGAAAACGTCACTTCAAAGCAAAGTTCTGTCCACTAATGAGTCAGTGAGAACTGTTTGGTTTAAGATGTTGAGCAGTTCTCAGTGCTGCGCTGGGCTGAGCGCTGCTCTGAGCTGAGGGTCTGCAGGGCCTCTTCCCCACAACCCCCACTGCGCTGCATGGGGTGCTGTCCCACGTTGGGTGCAGAggggctggctgcagtgctgcgggatggggatgtgggggCTGCAGTAAATCAGCCCCCAGTGCATGCAAGGGCCAACATTCCCTCGAGTGGAGAAAGCCGTGTGTAACACCGAGAGACAAATACCGAAGTCCTTAGCTGGTTGCtctgtaaaaacaaagtaaGCCTCCCCTTGGCCCTGGAGAGAGTTCTGCCTGAGTAAGGACGTCGGGATTATGCATGCTAATTAAATGAACCACCCATCCCTTTGCATCCTGCTCTCCACTGGGAATTCCCCTCTGAGTAACTTGCTCCCCGTGAGG
Coding sequences within:
- the TMEM250 gene encoding protein C9orf69 homolog; translation: MPVIPIPRRVRSFHGPHTTCLHSACGPVRTTHLVRTKYNNFDIYLKSRWMYGFIRFLLYFSCSLFTSILWVALSILFCLQYLGIRIFLRFQYKLSIILLLLGRRRVDFSLMNELLIYGIHVTMLLVGGLGWCFMVFVDM